The following are from one region of the Bacteroidota bacterium genome:
- a CDS encoding glycosyltransferase family 4 protein: MKVLQLCLRIPFQQTDGGNIAMYNIADSLVDAGCTVKMLAFNTKKHFLKENEIDADKKKRFQLQWVYLNADVTAMGVVKNFFTNESYHISRFHTAEMETVLRELLINETFDIIQFESLFMAPYLAVARKYSSAKCVLHAHNVETIIWQRLAAGEKNFLKRKYLGYLTAKLDQYEKKMLQQFDAIAALTPEDKKLMQLMGSTLPIQSFPIGIDTGRYKQELTFNTKIKLFHLGSMNWLPNVEAIQWFADSILQPLVQTLPNIEVHLAGRHMPVAFFNLHDNTSCFVYGGIDNPLEFVHDKQIMIVPLLSGGGMRVKIIEGMAAGKIIVSTTVGAEGTGTVDGKDILIADTPSAFIEKIKLAVTDKNLMLRISENAIFTAREKFDNKVIAKNICEFYSSLITK; the protein is encoded by the coding sequence ATGAAAGTACTTCAATTATGCCTTCGTATTCCTTTTCAACAAACTGATGGAGGTAATATTGCCATGTACAATATTGCCGATAGTCTGGTGGATGCAGGTTGCACGGTGAAGATGCTTGCCTTTAATACGAAGAAACACTTTCTAAAAGAAAATGAAATTGACGCTGATAAGAAAAAACGCTTTCAGTTGCAGTGGGTTTATCTAAATGCTGATGTGACTGCAATGGGTGTGGTCAAAAATTTTTTCACTAACGAGTCTTATCACATTAGCCGCTTTCATACAGCAGAGATGGAAACTGTATTGCGCGAGCTCCTGATAAACGAAACTTTTGACATTATTCAATTTGAAAGTTTATTTATGGCACCTTACCTTGCTGTAGCGCGCAAATACAGCAGCGCCAAGTGTGTGTTGCATGCTCACAATGTAGAAACCATTATATGGCAGCGGTTAGCAGCTGGCGAAAAAAATTTTTTAAAAAGAAAATACCTCGGTTACCTCACTGCCAAGCTTGACCAATATGAAAAAAAAATGTTGCAACAGTTTGATGCTATTGCAGCACTTACACCGGAAGATAAAAAATTGATGCAGCTAATGGGAAGCACTTTACCCATTCAAAGTTTCCCTATTGGAATTGATACAGGCCGTTATAAACAAGAATTAACATTCAACACTAAAATAAAATTGTTTCACTTAGGCTCCATGAACTGGCTACCTAACGTTGAAGCCATTCAGTGGTTTGCCGATAGCATACTTCAACCCTTAGTTCAGACACTGCCTAACATCGAAGTGCATCTTGCAGGCAGGCATATGCCTGTGGCATTTTTCAATTTACATGATAACACTTCATGCTTCGTATATGGTGGCATTGACAACCCACTAGAATTTGTACATGACAAGCAAATAATGATTGTACCCTTGTTGAGTGGTGGAGGAATGCGGGTAAAAATTATTGAAGGCATGGCTGCGGGAAAAATTATTGTAAGCACTACCGTAGGTGCCGAAGGTACCGGCACGGTAGATGGCAAAGACATTCTAATTGCTGACACGCCATCAGCATTTATAGAAAAAATAAAGCTGGCTGTTACTGACAAAAATTTAATGTTGCGAATTTCGGAGAATGCTATTTTTACAGCCCGCGAAAAATTCGATAATAAGGTTATCGCTAAAAATATATGTGAGTTTTATTCATCATTAATAACTAAATAG
- a CDS encoding ribulose-phosphate 3-epimerase, which translates to MHIVAPSILAANFANLQSDIEMCNSTACQWLHLDVMDGVFVPNISFGMPVIKAIRKHTTKTLDIHLMIVDPGRYVNEFRDCGANVLTVHLEACTHLHRVVQSIKAAGMKAGVALNPHTPVHLLEDIISDVDLICMMSVNPGFGGQKFIENTYNKITQARELIAEKKSSALIEIDGGVDLNNYKKLIDTGATVLVAGNTVFSAQDPAETIKTLLM; encoded by the coding sequence ATGCACATAGTAGCCCCCTCTATACTTGCAGCCAACTTTGCCAACTTGCAAAGCGATATCGAAATGTGCAACAGCACCGCATGTCAGTGGTTACATCTGGATGTAATGGATGGTGTTTTTGTTCCTAATATTTCGTTTGGTATGCCGGTAATAAAAGCCATACGTAAGCATACAACCAAAACGCTTGATATACATCTGATGATAGTGGATCCGGGTCGGTATGTAAATGAGTTTCGCGATTGCGGTGCCAATGTTTTGACGGTACACCTGGAAGCATGCACACATCTGCATCGTGTGGTACAATCCATTAAAGCTGCGGGTATGAAAGCCGGTGTAGCATTAAACCCACATACACCTGTTCATTTGTTAGAAGATATTATTTCGGATGTTGATTTGATTTGTATGATGAGTGTAAATCCCGGGTTTGGTGGACAAAAATTTATTGAGAATACGTACAACAAAATTACCCAAGCCAGAGAACTTATTGCTGAAAAAAAATCTTCGGCACTTATAGAGATTGATGGCGGAGTAGATTTGAATAATTATAAAAAGTTGATTGACACAGGCGCAACTGTATTAGTTGCTGGCAATACGGTGTTTAGTGCACAAGACCCTGCAGAAACTATCAAAACATTGTTGATGTAG
- a CDS encoding SCO family protein, with protein sequence MSGKRNTWTYGIIIIVLIISSSIFAAYNIQKRNTRHKALPVFGPKAEDGRNHKVSQFNLTNQYGETVTNETFDGKIYVTDFFFTTCQTICPKMSNNLNIVYKAFAKDDDVRILSHTVDPETDSVATLKTYADELGVTDKRWLFVTGDKKQIYSLARKSYFAATDDGDGGVDDFVHTQNLILIDRDFEIRGYYDGTNPAEITKLITDIRKLKTEH encoded by the coding sequence ATGAGTGGCAAAAGGAATACCTGGACATATGGCATTATCATCATTGTATTGATTATTTCGAGTTCCATTTTTGCTGCCTATAACATTCAGAAGCGTAATACGAGACATAAGGCGCTTCCGGTGTTTGGGCCAAAGGCAGAAGATGGCCGCAATCATAAAGTGAGCCAGTTTAACCTTACCAATCAATATGGCGAAACAGTTACCAATGAAACGTTTGATGGAAAAATATATGTAACTGATTTTTTCTTCACTACCTGCCAAACCATTTGCCCCAAGATGAGTAATAACCTCAATATAGTATATAAAGCATTTGCAAAAGATGATGATGTCCGTATATTATCTCATACTGTTGATCCGGAGACCGATTCGGTAGCAACATTAAAGACCTATGCCGATGAGCTGGGTGTAACCGACAAACGCTGGTTGTTTGTTACCGGTGATAAGAAACAAATTTATAGTCTGGCCAGAAAATCGTACTTTGCAGCTACCGATGATGGTGATGGTGGAGTGGATGATTTTGTGCATACTCAAAATTTAATTTTAATAGATAGAGATTTTGAAATAAGAGGGTATTATGATGGCACAAACCCCGCTGAAATTACCAAGCTAATAACAGATATCAGGAAATTAAAAACCGAACATTAA
- the topA gene encoding type I DNA topoisomerase yields MAENLVIVESPAKAKTIEGFLGKDFIVKSSYGHVRDLAKGDKAVDIKNQFKPTYEISEDKERVIAELRKLCKTTKHVWLATDEDREGEAISWHLAEVLGLDIPTTRRIVFHEITKKAINEAIQKPRNIDMDLVNAQQARRILDRLVGFELSPVLWKKVKPSLSAGRVQSVAVRLIVERERDVESHNSTSAFKVVGYFTVPDGKGNSTILKSELSDKFPTEVEAQNFLEKCKGATYTITDIETKPGKKTPSAPFTTSTLQQEASRKLGFSVAQTMLVAQRLYEAGKITYMRTDSVNLSEFALDAARNTITQSYGSNYHYKRVYKNKSANAQEAHEAIRPSYFENSTVEGENNERRLYELIWKRSIASQMADAILEKTIITIAISTATERYITTGEVIKFDGFLKVYMESTDEETEDDDVKGLLPPVNKGQVIDFKNAIATQKFTYPPARFTEASLVKRLEELGIGRPSTYAPTISTVQKRGYVIKEDRQGRERSYTMMILQHDKITSEVKTEITGAERSKLFPTDIGTVVTDFLVKNFDDVLDYSFTARVEEEFDEISRGEKQWEHMLNEFYEPFHKDVLITEKESERANGERILGTDPVSGKIVSARIGRFGPLVQLSTGPDDEKPQYAKLRVGQRLETITMEEALELFKLPRVAGMFEDKDMTIGIGRFGPYIRHDSAFYSLGKTDDPYEVDEPRCIEIITNKRQADIDKVIRTYTENQYVRVLKGRWGPFISYGKLNLKIPKGTEPASLTYEDIVQIANGAPEPTAPVAKKAATRRVAKKASANSGTPSKKAAAKKAPSKKTSAKKKTE; encoded by the coding sequence ATGGCTGAAAATTTAGTAATAGTAGAGTCACCTGCCAAAGCAAAGACAATCGAGGGTTTTTTAGGAAAAGATTTTATCGTAAAATCTTCGTACGGTCATGTTCGCGATCTGGCAAAAGGAGACAAGGCAGTTGATATAAAAAATCAGTTTAAGCCAACATATGAAATAAGCGAAGACAAAGAGCGAGTAATAGCAGAGTTGCGCAAGCTATGCAAAACCACTAAGCATGTATGGCTGGCAACGGATGAGGACCGCGAAGGAGAAGCCATATCGTGGCACCTGGCCGAAGTACTTGGACTTGATATTCCTACAACAAGGAGAATCGTATTTCATGAAATTACCAAAAAAGCAATAAACGAAGCCATACAGAAACCGCGCAACATCGATATGGATTTGGTAAATGCACAACAAGCACGCAGGATACTCGATCGCCTTGTTGGATTTGAACTATCGCCTGTGTTGTGGAAAAAAGTTAAGCCAAGCCTATCAGCCGGTCGGGTACAGTCGGTAGCAGTGCGTTTAATAGTAGAACGCGAGCGCGATGTTGAATCACACAATTCTACTTCAGCATTTAAAGTGGTAGGTTACTTTACAGTGCCTGATGGCAAGGGGAATTCTACGATATTAAAGTCAGAATTGTCGGATAAATTCCCAACCGAAGTTGAAGCACAAAATTTTTTAGAAAAATGCAAAGGTGCTACTTATACAATAACGGATATAGAAACCAAACCTGGAAAGAAAACTCCTTCGGCACCATTTACTACAAGCACCTTGCAACAAGAGGCAAGCCGCAAGCTCGGCTTCTCAGTAGCGCAAACCATGCTGGTAGCCCAACGACTTTATGAGGCCGGAAAAATAACCTACATGCGTACCGATAGTGTCAACCTATCGGAGTTTGCGTTGGATGCTGCCCGCAATACCATTACACAAAGTTATGGCAGCAACTATCATTACAAACGTGTATATAAAAACAAAAGTGCCAATGCACAGGAGGCCCACGAAGCCATACGCCCATCTTACTTTGAGAACAGCACCGTAGAAGGAGAAAATAATGAACGCAGATTATACGAGTTGATTTGGAAACGCTCCATAGCCTCGCAAATGGCCGATGCCATTTTAGAAAAAACCATTATTACCATTGCTATAAGTACTGCCACCGAAAGATATATTACTACAGGAGAAGTAATAAAGTTTGATGGTTTTTTGAAAGTATATATGGAGAGCACCGATGAAGAAACCGAAGATGATGATGTAAAGGGATTGTTGCCTCCGGTTAATAAAGGGCAAGTAATTGATTTTAAAAATGCCATAGCAACACAAAAATTTACGTATCCACCTGCACGCTTTACCGAGGCAAGCCTGGTAAAGCGACTAGAAGAGCTTGGCATTGGTCGACCCTCAACCTATGCACCAACAATAAGCACGGTACAAAAACGTGGATATGTTATAAAGGAAGACCGGCAAGGGCGCGAACGCAGTTATACCATGATGATATTGCAGCATGATAAAATTACAAGTGAAGTAAAAACAGAAATCACTGGTGCAGAACGCAGCAAATTATTCCCAACAGATATTGGTACGGTAGTTACCGATTTTCTGGTAAAGAATTTTGATGATGTGTTAGACTACAGTTTTACTGCAAGAGTAGAAGAAGAGTTTGACGAAATATCGCGTGGCGAAAAACAATGGGAACATATGCTCAATGAATTTTATGAGCCTTTTCATAAAGACGTTCTTATAACAGAAAAAGAAAGTGAACGTGCTAACGGTGAGCGTATACTTGGTACCGATCCCGTTAGTGGAAAAATAGTAAGTGCTCGTATAGGCAGGTTTGGCCCGCTTGTACAATTAAGTACCGGCCCCGATGACGAAAAACCACAGTATGCCAAACTACGTGTAGGACAAAGGCTTGAGACCATAACCATGGAAGAAGCGCTTGAACTATTTAAACTTCCACGTGTTGCAGGCATGTTCGAAGATAAGGATATGACTATAGGTATTGGCCGCTTTGGTCCATACATCAGGCACGATAGTGCTTTTTACTCATTAGGAAAAACAGACGACCCTTATGAAGTAGATGAGCCGCGCTGCATTGAAATAATTACGAACAAACGACAAGCTGATATTGACAAAGTAATACGCACCTATACTGAAAATCAATATGTGAGAGTATTGAAAGGTCGTTGGGGACCTTTTATATCGTATGGAAAATTGAACCTGAAAATTCCTAAAGGCACCGAACCGGCATCGCTCACCTATGAAGACATCGTACAGATAGCTAATGGAGCACCTGAACCAACAGCCCCTGTAGCAAAAAAGGCTGCTACACGCAGAGTTGCAAAAAAAGCCTCAGCAAACTCAGGAACTCCATCCAAAAAAGCAGCAGCAAAAAAAGCGCCTTCGAAAAAAACGTCAGCAAAAAAGAAAACAGAGTAA
- a CDS encoding dienelactone hydrolase family protein has protein sequence MLTTKRIILLLVMSLTSFQLLHGQSCCVKPKSNTGMAVFASNIAFQNAHAEPIPYDGEKHKGTMKGIVIDPAGTEMNCYLVESSGSNKYLIVVHEWWGLNDYVKQACDKYAGALPGVNILAVDLYKGAVTDNREAASELMQKVSNEEAYVSLQAVIYSLGEKAEIATTGWCFGGGWSLQASMIAGNNAKACVMYYGMPEEDNTKLKNLSAPVLGIFAKKDMWILPEMYKAFEYKLTKEMNKSMELIEFDAEHAFANPSNPNYDKEAAAAAYKREIAFLKEKLQVK, from the coding sequence ATGCTAACTACAAAAAGAATTATTCTTCTCCTGGTAATGAGCCTTACAAGCTTTCAACTATTGCATGGTCAAAGCTGTTGTGTCAAACCTAAATCAAACACAGGTATGGCAGTGTTTGCCAGTAACATCGCATTTCAGAATGCACATGCAGAACCCATTCCTTACGATGGCGAAAAACACAAAGGCACCATGAAAGGAATTGTGATAGACCCAGCAGGTACAGAAATGAACTGCTACCTGGTTGAAAGCAGCGGCAGCAATAAGTACCTTATTGTAGTGCATGAGTGGTGGGGACTAAACGATTATGTAAAACAAGCATGTGATAAGTATGCCGGGGCATTGCCGGGAGTTAACATTCTTGCAGTAGATTTATATAAAGGCGCGGTTACAGATAATCGCGAAGCTGCCAGCGAGTTGATGCAAAAAGTTTCGAACGAAGAAGCCTATGTTTCGTTGCAGGCCGTAATATATTCATTGGGCGAAAAAGCTGAAATAGCAACCACCGGCTGGTGCTTCGGTGGTGGATGGTCATTGCAGGCAAGTATGATTGCAGGTAATAATGCCAAGGCATGCGTAATGTATTACGGTATGCCCGAAGAGGATAATACGAAATTAAAAAATCTTAGCGCTCCTGTTCTTGGCATTTTTGCAAAGAAAGACATGTGGATACTTCCCGAAATGTATAAAGCCTTCGAATACAAACTTACCAAAGAGATGAACAAATCCATGGAGTTAATTGAATTTGATGCTGAACATGCATTTGCAAATCCAAGCAATCCCAACTATGATAAAGAAGCCGCAGCTGCTGCGTATAAAAGAGAAATTGCCTTTCTAAAAGAAAAACTTCAAGTGAAATAA
- a CDS encoding LptF/LptG family permease, whose translation MMQFLWKYVDDMVGKGLEISILMELLMYSAVQMVPLALPLAILISSIMTFGSLGEHYEIVAAKASGVSLLQLLQPMFVTSALICLFAFYFSNYILPIANLQQGALLYDVTHKKPALNIQENVFYKGIENYSIRVKSKAKDGQTLYGIIIYDHSDNMGNTKVMMADSGSMQMSTDGNILMVTLRNGSSYEELHQGRKGRYTRPMVRTQFAYEQVRFDLSEFALKRSDKELFKENKGMLNIWQLQNIMDSMKVEIEERHEAYLRSAGIYYTIISDSQNFYKAYPAAKAVNPELIVGPARMAQCKAQALTQTNIIKDIFNVLKIEYGMKKENIARYKIEWHRKFTLSIACIILFLIGAPLGAIIRKGGLGVPIIIAILFFLIFHVLSISGEKMAREMQSTALFGMWLSTLVLAPVGLFLIYLASKDSVIINSEVYKKAWNWMVSLFAKRNKTANPTT comes from the coding sequence TTGATGCAATTTTTGTGGAAGTATGTGGATGATATGGTAGGTAAAGGCCTTGAAATATCAATCCTGATGGAGTTGCTTATGTACTCAGCAGTACAAATGGTGCCGCTGGCTTTGCCGCTGGCTATATTAATTAGCAGCATTATGACCTTTGGTTCGCTAGGCGAGCATTATGAAATTGTTGCAGCCAAAGCTTCAGGTGTTTCGCTTTTGCAATTACTGCAACCTATGTTTGTTACCAGTGCACTTATTTGCCTGTTTGCTTTTTACTTTAGCAATTATATTTTACCAATTGCCAATTTGCAACAAGGCGCATTGCTATATGATGTTACACACAAAAAACCGGCACTTAACATACAGGAAAATGTTTTTTACAAGGGAATAGAAAACTATAGCATTCGTGTAAAGAGCAAAGCCAAAGACGGACAAACACTTTATGGCATCATCATATACGATCATAGTGACAACATGGGCAACACCAAAGTAATGATGGCCGACTCGGGCTCTATGCAAATGTCGACCGATGGCAATATACTCATGGTAACTTTGCGCAATGGCAGCAGCTACGAGGAGTTGCACCAAGGCCGCAAAGGACGATACACACGACCGATGGTACGTACCCAATTTGCATACGAACAAGTGCGCTTTGACTTGAGTGAATTTGCTTTGAAGCGAAGCGACAAAGAGCTTTTTAAAGAAAACAAAGGCATGCTTAATATTTGGCAATTGCAAAACATTATGGATAGCATGAAGGTAGAAATTGAAGAACGCCATGAGGCATACCTTCGCTCAGCAGGAATCTATTATACCATTATAAGCGACTCTCAAAATTTTTATAAAGCTTACCCTGCAGCCAAAGCAGTCAATCCGGAGTTGATTGTTGGGCCTGCACGTATGGCACAATGCAAAGCACAAGCATTAACACAAACCAATATTATTAAAGATATTTTTAATGTGCTCAAGATTGAATACGGAATGAAAAAAGAAAACATTGCACGTTATAAAATTGAGTGGCATCGCAAATTCACATTATCAATAGCGTGTATAATTTTATTCCTGATTGGAGCTCCGTTGGGTGCCATCATACGTAAAGGGGGGTTGGGCGTGCCCATTATTATTGCCATATTATTCTTTCTCATTTTTCATGTACTAAGTATAAGTGGCGAAAAGATGGCTCGCGAAATGCAATCTACCGCATTGTTTGGCATGTGGCTAAGCACCCTCGTACTTGCACCTGTGGGCTTATTCCTAATATACCTTGCCAGTAAAGATTCGGTTATCATAAATAGCGAAGTCTATAAGAAGGCCTGGAATTGGATGGTATCTCTTTTTGCGAAGCGAAATAAAACTGCTAACCCTACAACATGA
- a CDS encoding SRPBCC domain-containing protein, whose amino-acid sequence MTTLNKIKLEFPIKASPKIIYSYLSTPAGLNDWFAEKVTTRDNIYTFHWGEEETRAKISHKRENQMVRFNWLDDEDHPYFEIEIITDEITGEVALLVTDFSAPEDVDEMRMLWEQQIHDLKSIIGA is encoded by the coding sequence ATGACCACACTTAATAAAATAAAATTGGAATTTCCGATTAAAGCATCACCTAAAATCATATACTCCTACCTTAGCACACCCGCAGGCCTAAACGATTGGTTTGCAGAAAAAGTAACTACGCGGGATAATATTTATACTTTTCATTGGGGCGAAGAAGAAACGCGAGCAAAGATTTCGCATAAGCGCGAAAATCAAATGGTGCGTTTTAATTGGCTCGATGATGAAGACCATCCATATTTTGAAATTGAAATTATTACCGATGAAATAACCGGAGAAGTTGCATTGCTTGTTACGGACTTTTCGGCACCTGAAGATGTTGATGAAATGCGCATGCTTTGGGAGCAGCAGATTCACGATTTAAAAAGCATTATTGGTGCTTAA
- a CDS encoding T9SS type A sorting domain-containing protein: protein MQLPSNTTQILANEAANYKFTKTIYGCNLNSNTILTQASFNELIDTDTNTCVPCNGSVSILIDSVLQPQYLWSNSNTTNKNEMLCPGVYYVTVTNSTCSKVITTSILQGINLDANYSTSPPSAAGCDGNFSSIIYGGTPPYNKSFIPIATDSTLCVNTTYNFLVEDSKGCIVTKTNAYYYHSDNDTLWPGDADKNGYVDNYDLMSIVMHNYENGIARNTLTIQWQPIFPTINWMGTLQINNVDRKHSDCNGNGLIDTIDADAIILNYGITGKNSYAKPFDPAGPELKFISAKTNYAAGEMVEIIVVAGTSQKPIYKQKFLGVQVELPLQVIEPGTISATDIYNQSFPLWDDYKFAQSDGAIQCDFAHAVFNNFNLFNWHGEVFRISFQVANNLQSVQSHQVEIKNYRLIDMTDASIIMNYQPLTLAFNPVSIADQMHDNGISIFPNPANGELNIYANKQMIRYVELTDAAGRAIVQLATMENQIKLNISDVSNGLYQCKIILNNDQEIKSKVNIMH, encoded by the coding sequence ATGCAGTTGCCTTCAAATACCACGCAGATATTAGCAAATGAAGCTGCCAACTACAAATTTACTAAGACCATTTATGGCTGCAACTTGAATTCAAATACGATATTAACTCAGGCAAGCTTTAATGAGTTGATAGATACAGATACAAACACTTGTGTACCATGTAATGGAAGTGTTAGTATACTAATTGATTCCGTTTTGCAACCACAATACTTATGGTCGAATAGCAATACCACAAACAAAAATGAAATGCTTTGCCCTGGTGTTTATTATGTAACAGTAACAAATAGCACATGCAGCAAAGTTATAACCACCTCTATTCTGCAAGGAATAAATCTTGATGCCAACTACTCTACAAGCCCGCCAAGTGCAGCAGGATGTGATGGTAATTTTTCTTCCATTATTTATGGTGGAACTCCACCCTACAACAAATCATTTATTCCAATTGCAACAGACAGCACACTTTGCGTAAATACTACTTATAACTTCCTAGTTGAAGATAGCAAAGGTTGCATAGTTACAAAAACCAATGCCTATTATTACCATAGCGACAATGATACCTTGTGGCCAGGCGATGCTGACAAGAATGGCTATGTTGACAATTATGATTTAATGTCTATCGTAATGCATAATTATGAAAACGGTATTGCACGCAATACACTGACCATACAATGGCAACCCATATTTCCAACAATAAATTGGATGGGGACTTTACAAATAAATAATGTTGATCGCAAACATTCTGATTGCAATGGAAATGGCCTGATAGACACCATTGATGCTGATGCAATTATTTTAAACTATGGTATTACAGGAAAAAACAGTTATGCAAAACCGTTTGATCCTGCCGGGCCGGAATTGAAATTTATTTCTGCAAAAACCAACTATGCAGCAGGCGAAATGGTTGAAATAATTGTAGTAGCCGGAACAAGCCAAAAACCAATATACAAACAAAAGTTTCTGGGCGTACAAGTTGAATTGCCATTACAAGTAATTGAGCCAGGAACAATATCTGCGACTGATATTTACAATCAGTCATTTCCATTATGGGATGATTATAAATTTGCACAGAGTGATGGTGCCATACAATGTGATTTTGCACATGCAGTTTTTAATAATTTTAATTTATTCAACTGGCATGGAGAAGTTTTCAGAATAAGTTTTCAGGTTGCAAATAATTTGCAAAGTGTTCAATCACATCAAGTTGAAATTAAAAACTACAGACTAATTGATATGACTGATGCATCAATAATAATGAATTACCAGCCATTAACCCTAGCATTCAATCCGGTTTCGATAGCCGATCAAATGCATGACAATGGTATTAGTATTTTCCCTAACCCTGCGAATGGCGAGCTTAATATATACGCTAACAAACAAATGATACGCTATGTTGAACTAACAGATGCAGCAGGCCGCGCAATTGTACAATTGGCAACAATGGAAAACCAAATTAAATTAAACATAAGCGATGTTAGCAATGGATTATATCAATGCAAAATAATATTGAATAATGATCAAGAAATAAAGTCAAAAGTGAATATAATGCATTAG